Part of the Spinacia oleracea cultivar Varoflay chromosome 5, BTI_SOV_V1, whole genome shotgun sequence genome, tttttactttttgggATTTTAAAGACAAATTCCGGTGAGTTAACTATAGTCTAACCCACTGTTAATTGAATGAGCAATAttataataacaaaaaaaaattaagtgcaaacgtaaatattaataaacggaTAATGGCCCAAGTGGAATATATAGTATTTCCGGTGATTGATGGTTAGAACATATGGAGTACAAGTAGTATTGAACTAATGGATTCCGGTAATAACATGAGGTTGCCATCATGCCATGTTTCTCGACTCCAGTAGTAATGCAATACGTAGTACAATAGTTCTAATCTTCTTctacataaaaaaaaatgataagcaaattattaaattcaaaagaaaaataaacgaTAACCCATATTAAAATTATCCAAAAGTATTTAGTGCCGTGCTTGTGAAAAAATCTTATGTTAATATAAATGTTTATTATCTTAAGAACTCTAATTGTtgaaaataaatgaaatttagattataaCAATTGTAATACTAACCTTTTTACTGATcttattctaatttttttacTGAAAGTTTCAATATTATTTCTCTTACAATTTAGTGTGATTGTACGTATTGTATACCTTGtctcaaaattattattattatattattattattattattatttagaaATAACACATCAATTTATTTAGCCACGGGGTGATCCTATATATGTAACGCTTTAAAGTtactagaaaaaaaaatatatatatatatatatatatatatataataacatATACTTTGTACGTAGTAATACGTTAgatttttcatattttgataattttctTACAAATATGGTCATTTTAATTGTCGGATGTAtcgaaattgaaaataaaataaaccacGGTTTATACGGAGTCAAATAACCTATGGAGTAGACTTCTTAAAAGGAGATTATCAACTAAACTGATCCTAATAGAGTGATGGAAAAATGTAACGAAAAGGTGGTGTTTTTACATACTATGTACGAGTAGCTTTAattctttcacctcattaattaggtacaattcatttaatttcttaaattttccaaaaagtaattcaatttcctttttttcaaTGGACATACTTTGAAAATCAAACCAAGTTAATTTTAATTCAAGGACCTAAACTTTTAACTAGAAGGATTAAACTTTATCTATGCTTGGTTAAGTTTGGCTGGAAAATGAATAGTAGGTCCTGAAAGGTGAAAAAAACAAGTATAGGTCCAAACGTTGAAAAATGTAAAAGGTTAGACCTCAACCTTTAACTTAAGTCATTTAATTCTCATTGGCTAATTCATTACCCTTGTTTATCGCGCCACAAATAATACGCTGTTTATCGCGCCACAAATAATACGCTGACACGTGTACAGTTAACCATAGGGTCTAACCTTTTAACTAAGGGACTAAACTTTTATATTTTATGAGTTAATTTTGGCCGGAAACTGCTTTATAAGGTCAAAATCAAgtagataaaataagtttaaattaGATGGGATCAAATTAGAAAAATTAAGTTGAAATTAGATCAAAAGCCACAAAGAGTGCAAGATAGTCTGAATTTTCAAAGACATGTTAATGGGACAAGTCTAAGAGCTGCATCTTCTCAGACCTCAGTTGTACCTGATATTACTAGGCAATTTACTAAGAATTTGAGAAATATTGCTGACATTATTTCTGCCCCACAGACATCTAGTATTCTAGTGTACAGTCTCCACTTGCAATAAGCTCCTCTCCAATCTCCATCCATGCTAGTTAATTCGAATATGATGATCAGTATACACCAAGAGAGAGCTAGAAGGCTTGATGAGTAGAATAAAATGTTTGCTTCCCACAAGTTGTGCCTTGTTCTGGATCTGGATTCAGCAAAGGTGAATAAGGGACAAAACTACAACCTGGTATGTTAGAGTTATGGTATATCTAGGGTTCTAGTATGTTTAGGAAACTAGATTTGTGTTAGTTTAGGAATCTAATATAGTTATGTTATAGTTTCTTTATAGGAGTATAAACCAATGATGTAACCAAGTTATGATTAAGCTATTCAGTTACATTATCGTTAATCAATATTATTCTTTGTAGTTTATCATCAATATTATTCTTTGTAGTTTATCGTGGTATTTGGAATTTGTTGGAGAAGGTACTGCGACATAATAGTTTCTCCCTTGTATAGTTGTATTGGCTGGACTTTAAGTACAGCTTCATCAACTTCAATGCCCTTAATGTGATGATGGGGATCCTGTTGATTAAGGATTTAATTAGAAGGTGTTTTGGGTATGGAATCTTCTATGGTAATAATAGATGATTCTAACAAGCTAAACCTGATAGTTGTAGAAATACTTTGGTGTTGTGTGCACCAACCAGTTAGATGAACAAGTTGCCCATGTAGTTGCCAATTCATTAAggtattctttttttttcttttttaatggaCTATCAGTCCTTGATTGTGAGGAATCTGTCTGCATAGTTGATTCATTTAGAAGAATTACCTGTTACTTTTTTATTTCAATTAGTAGGCCCTGATTGTGTTAAATCTGTAACAGCTTAATTGGGCTATGTCAACAACCAGGATCATTACCCTAGCTTAATATCTCAACGTACTTCTATACTCATGTAAAACTGAACAACATCTCAACTGATTCTCATATAATAAAAGACAGAATGAAATTTGACAAGTAgaaatatattattatattaacaaATGACTATATGATAAGAGACAaacacaaatttgcaaagatTCACGCCCACCTGtagaaaaaatcaaaataaatggGGGAAGAAAATAACATCTTGCACCACAAACTGATTGTTGTTTAAACCTTTCTACACACAGGAAAGCCCTCCACTAAAAACTATGAAGACAAACCCTATTACTAAAAGAGTATCAAAGGCAGTAATCTTATACGAGTGACCATAATAAGCATTCATTCTTGTTGCTGTATGCGCCTATATTTCTTCTGTCACACTTACCTCTCCCATAAACGGAGCATCCTGCAGAATTCGAACAAACATTCAGTAAACAAACTAGTTATTCTCTATGCGTAGCAAACATGGATACAATATGCTTTCATTAGTTGATCGAGGAAAAGGTTTACCATGTTTTCTTTGTTTCCCTCGAGTATTTCTTCCACATCCAGTGATTTGGCCGTGACTGTGAAGTGCAAGCAAATAGCAAAATTAAGCTCAAGTCAGTTGGACTGTAGTTTGATTATAGTACAATGTCATCATATTACTGTAATATGCTAGAATAATGCAAAGTACCTTCTTCAGAGACTGGATTTTCATCCTGTTTGATGGACTCTTGCTTGACTGGTTTTTGAACTTTCTTCTTTATGTTATTGCCTCCACTTTCAGTGACTAGTTTTGGCTTTACAAGTTCACGGTTAACAGATGCTCGCGTTTTGGTTCCTGGAGTAATCCGCTGTACATTTTCCTTCTTGGAAGAAGCTTTTGCTGAAGAAGCTTGAACATCAGTGTTTAGAGGTTTTGGTTTGAGCTTTTTGGTTGCTGCTGTAGAAGAGTTACTCTGAGCATCCTCACCGGAGAGATTAGTAGCATCTTCTGGTACATGAGAGCAGGTCACAGATTCTTGCAATTGTTCTGGGGTTTCTGAGATTTTGTAGCTCTCAAATAAGGTTCTGACAGTCTCTCCAAGTTCAACAAGGTTGTGTTTCTGCACATAGGATTTTAGCTCCTCACGCAGTCTCTGCATAGGCTGAACAAGAGCATATAAATcagaaaaacaaaatcaaatgatTCAAATCACCAATCACAGTTAGCCTAATCATGGTATGGCATCTAAGATTCTGTGTTTTCAATAGAAAATGAGGCCATTTGTACAATGGAAACGAAGCATAGTCTTTAGCTCATAGCCTCATAAGACAGCAGAAAACGGCTATGCATAACAGATGTGATTCATGTGAAAGTAGTCAATAAAaacagaaaaataatgttcactGTTCTCTAATCTATGACCAATAAGTTGTTTTATACAAAGATTTTGAGTATGATACCAACCTTGCACTACCAATCATGTAAACAAAGTTTTTTATTACATGCCAAGTAACTATATACACCTTACTAAGGTGCACTGCCTGTAAAATCCTAGAATCATCTGTATGCAACATGTCATGTTTAAGAGTTTATAGTAATTGCACATATGCACAAGTGCCCACATTAGCATTTCCTACACAACAAACCACTATATAAAAAGCCAAGACTCATTACCTCACATCCTGCCTCAAGGGCAAGGTTGAAGAAGCCGAGTGAAATCGAGTGATTAGCAGCAGACTCTGAGAGCTTAATCTGTGATAGCCAGTATGATGCTGAAGACAGGATATTGAACTTCCTACGCGTTGATGATCTAGAAACATCAGACAACGGCGTCTCACATCTTTCCTGACCAAAAGCCAGTCGTTTTGACCTAGCTCCTGAAATTGGAGTAATGTTGTTAGCAGTTTTTTGCCGAGGGCTTACAGATGACTTTGAAGGAATCGACAGCCTTCTTGGCGGCTTGGCAGATTTCTCCTTCTCCTTGCCAGAAAGCTCAAGAACACTCACACTTCTACTCACACTGGCAGTCCTCCCTCTGAAGAAGACATGTCACCCCACAATGAGGCAAAAGATAAGATACAACAAACACGATGAATTCACAACAGAAAACCGCCATCATTAAAACAAAATATGACTTGCTTTTTCGCAGTTACtggaaaatccaaaacaaaattATTCAGCATTGTGAAAATTGACATTAAgtcgcattattttaactaTCCTACAACATAAAAGCTGGGGAAGACCCacattaaaaccctaaaacttAGCCAGAAAAACACTAAATATCAATGACAATTGCTAGTCTTCAACTAACACAAGATAAAATGATAAAGCTAAACTCCTCACTGATAACATGACCCCCTATTGAACAATCTACTTAAACAAACCCAAATGCCGCGGTCCTTGTCATAACTCATAACTAATGGAATTGTATGTTCCACATAACACAACTTAGCAACCTACTTGCGATAACCATTTGGCTGACACGACAGGACTTGTATACTAATACTATATATAGTAATATATGTGTTATGACAAATTCAGAAAGAAAAACTGTATATTACATGAAATGCTGATACAGGAAATGTACAATTGCGACAGCAAGTAAGACAACTAAGCATATTGAAACGATCACTAACCAAATCTCAGGAGATAATTCTCCATGCTTATCACATACAAATTCCTATTGAACTCCATTTTCAGCACAATTATCATTATCACAAATTTCAATGCGAACTCCATTTTCAGCACAATTATGATTATCCAGAATAAGATGGCAAAAATTCAATTATTTCATAGTGAATTATCCAATTACAGGAATCGTAGTGTAAaactaaattaaatattaaaaactcaaaattaaattgaaaactgGCGGAACAAGAGAGAATTACCTCTTGGAAGAAGAAGCAGAAGGCAAATTATTAGCAATTTCAGGGGATTTGTTAGTTTGATCCTTTAATTTCGAAGCAGAACGCAGCGGATACCTAAGCTTCGATTTCGCTTTTCCCCCAAATTCAAAAAAACGAAACAAAAACCATAATCAGTTTCATAAGTCGGAAATGACATTAACTTCCATTCGCGAGGCAGAAATAAATGGTGGCAACCAGAATGAATTAAAAACCTCCATAAGTTACGCAATTCCTGAATCAAACCCTATAAATTGATTTGATTTAAGAGATAAACGTAACACTTACCAGAAGATACAGACGATTGTTGAACTTTCAGGGGATCCTCCATTGTTTAGTTGCAGGTTtatggagagagaaagatgagaGAATATTTGGCCGGAGACAGAAGGAATAAGAAGAGAGTGAGAGAGAGAATGAGAAACCTCCTCTCTTTATTATCTCATTTAGGCGGGAAATGTCatactatttttctttttcctttatttaatttttgaatCTTAAACGTTAGACTGAGAtgaataaataaaatgattATTGTGTTTTTCGTTGACGTGTCGTGTGATGATTGGGGAATGAAGGAGTTTAATTATGTTAAACGGTTGGATTTTTGGCGGGACCCTCATTGTTtttaattttcctttttaatgacgctcctcctcctcctcctcctttatccttttctttctttttttgggATTCGAATTTCGAATTTAAACAATCCTCAAATCTAGGGAGAGTGAATCTGTGTTGCATGACACTGTGACAGTCCTTGTTTCTGCAAAGTTTTATTGACTGTGactacaaagtccacaaagacgATAGGGTTGTTCAAGAGGTTTGGACAAGAAAAATATACCGGATTAATCCGGTAAATTAAAATTGATGAAAATTTTCTAGTTTtgtaagtcatatgatttagatttaataatgaacaaaaaaataatcTTACTTATAGTAATCAcgttaattttgaaaactgacaacaaaaaactgaaaattagtttttgtgattttcattttttggtttttagtttttagtttgtaaaaaaactgaaaactgaaaacaaaaaatGATACTGAACGGGCCCTAAGATTTTGTTTTTAGTTATTATTCCGGTTAAtttcatttcaaaaaaaaatcattatagTTACCACGTTGATCATTTGGGTACATAGTCATTAACCCTATTCTTTTGGACTTTATTTCAGTTCCAtacagttcagtttaattcagctCAGTTCAGTTCAACTCCATTCAGTTATGCTCAGTCAAATAAAGCTCAGAAGAACAGAGCCTAGCTCATGTACTCGTAAAGCCGATTGATAATTTGTTTGCAGCGTTATAACTCATAATACTAACATGAATTTACAATGGAATAGATAtagatatacttcctccattttttaataattgcaccatttgGATTTTAGCACTATTCTCATgttcttatatagttattttttttgatttatatgtaagaaaaaatatattcacgtgggatcttgttagattcgtttcgaaatatactttcatattatcaaatttttataattttttcaaatgtataatgagaaatattagtggttaaaatagtgcattagCAAACGTGAAATctcagatggtgcaattaaaaaaaatggaggaagtatgataTACTCGTACCGGTCACACTACCACGTGTTGACATCTTCCCGATGCTAAGGCCCAGCGTGTCCCATATGAGGCAACTCCCATGAGCCTGTATGCCTTTACTGATGCATGTATCTTGGTGCAAGTTAGTATCATTACGTGTTGTTTCCTCCACTATTGTTGTGTTCGATGCTTGCTGCGCATATGGGGTAGGCTGGCCTAGATCAAGCCTCGGGGATTCAGGCGCCGCGCGGGCGGTCAAAAGGCCCGTCCATGACATGTTGTATCAGAGCCGTCTCAACATCGTCAAGTGGGGAAGGTTCTTACACCATCAAGTAACCACCACGGAATTGTGACGTGCCTCCCTCCGTCACAATTCAGTCTGGCGCGAGTATAAAGGGCTGCCAGCAGGATGCTTTGGTGGGGCATCAAACCAGCGTGGGTGGTGCGCTAACCATGTGAGTAGGCAAGCGAGCTTGAGGAGGAGCGCCCCCAACGGACCGAGGGGTATGTCGTGACTACTACATGGCGGAACCTGTTACGAAGGAGACATGTTGAGCGATGAGGGAAAAATGCGTGCAACAAGCGAGGTGTCTAAAGAGGAGACGCGTTGTGCTGCTAAGGAGAGGGATTCGTTGTTCTAGCATCCTTGTCGATCGTTGGGCGAGCGTGGTGGATGCATGTCACTTGTGTTGTACGAGAGCAGCATGGGTGACATGTGCGCTGGGAAGCGACGAGCGGCGAGCCTCGTAGCGCCACACGAGGGCATTTGTGGCTTAGGTGGGGGAGCTTGTCACGTGTTGACATTTTCCCGATGCTAAGGCTCAGCGTGTCCCATATGAGGCAACTCCCATGAGCCTGTATGCCTTTACTGATGCATGTATCTTGGTGCAAGTTAGTATCATTAAGTGTTGTTTCCTCCACTATTGTTGTGTTCGATGCTTGTTGCGCATATGGGGTAGGCGGACCTAGATCAAGCCTCGGGGATTCACACGCCGCGCTGGCGGTCAAAAGGCCCGTCCGTGACAACACGCTCCACATTATTTTTAACGCAAAGGAGAAAAGCCCTGACAAAAGTAAGAAAATTTAAGTACTAGTACCTGAGTGTGGCTATGCCACTCCAATTCTTCACGAAGTATCTTCCCTACCTCCAACAATGGGACTTGAATCATTTCTATCTTCAACGATCGGTCAATTGCACGCTCTACACTTTGCAATTGCCTTAGCTCACTATACCAACTTCAAAAGATCGTTCACTCTTTTTGTTGGAAAAAGTTAAATCACCCAAAAAGTTCCCCTAATGCTCATCAAACGTTCGTTCAACAGTTGAACAAACTTTCTTTTAAGCTTTATAACCGAAATAGTATCGCCAACTATACGTTTACCCaagttttagtttcattcataGATTTCATTACAAGCATCACAAGCTACAATAAAATCTTGATGAAAAGCTAGCAAAAGATATATTGTGATGGAGGAACAAACTCGATAAAGTATAGACTATACACAACCTTAATATCGCGTACTCCACAATGAGATAGAGACAAGACAACATAGTTTTAATATAAGCTAAATTTACTTAGGCAGAATGAAAACAGTGAAGCCTGCAATTTACATTCACTCAATGAGGCACCCCCAACTTACAACAAGAAAACGACTACGGTATCAACACAAAATATATTAGCAAGTCACCAGTAAGTTCTTGACCTAAACAACAATGTAATCAAGGGCCACAACACAAACTGCAAAGAGACTTTTAACCTTGACCATGATTGAACTTGAGTCATATCTGCAATGTCATCATCACCTTCGCCATTGTGCTTGAGAACCTTTCCCTGAAACCGCTAAACAAATGCTTGTTAAAACACTTACACGAATGCACATGCTTGATTCATGCTTCAAGGAATTATAATGCAATGGAAATTGGTTAACAAGGACGGGTACTTTGACCTTCAGTCATACAGCAGTAAACAAACACAGGTGCGTACTTTTATTCGCTGAAAAAGAAATCCTCCAGGTGCTAAAATGGTATAGAGGTGACACTATGGCTTCAGTAGGTCTTATTTTTGTTGCAATAGTACCAAAATATCAAAGGATATAATATAAGATCACCTTCTCATTCATGCAATGGTTTAGCTACGTACGAGATATGCACAAAAAACACTACAATGGTCATTCCAAAAGACTTTCCTAAGAAAATAAGTATGCAATGCAATCCATTTGGAACCAAAGAATTATCTGAAGCACCACAGAAACAAAATGCGTTCTTAAATTGGATGTATTACCAAAAGTATACTTGAGAAGGATTACCACGGTTAACATATGTGCGGCAAATGGCAATGATGCAGAAGGAAGGACCCTTAAAATCTTTGTTCTAAAATTGGAAGTTATTTTCACACTCAAGCTTCGCTACAGTCCCctactcccccccccccctaaatTAGTTTCTCATGCTAAACAAACCATTAATATATACTCCTAGACCAACATGACGTCATTTGAGTCTCTAATTTGGGGTATTAGGCTAATGATACAAGTAACCATTCTTTCCAGTTTCCAGGAATCCAGGTTAATTAGCAATTACTTTCAGGACAATCCCACTTCACCGGAAAAAACAAGCAAAGCCTCAAAAATAGAACACAAGAAATTATATAAAAAGATTTTCAAAAGCCTTACCACTTCCATCTCTAGAAGACAACAAAGATTTGTCAGTTTTGGTTCCAGCCTTTCCACCACTACCTCCTTGAAGTACTTTCGGTGTCCTTGGTGACTGTGAGCTGATTTTTCCATTTGGAGCAGACGGGAGTGAATGACGTCGAGTCACGTTAATTTTCTCAGCTTCATCTTGGACAACTTTTGGGGATCCCTGAGCTCTTAACTTTGCCTTTGCAGATTGCGTCGCTTGCATATAGCTTGGAAGCTTCGGAGTATTCTGCAACCCATCCTCCATATGCTCCTGTTTTGCTGTAAAAGAAGCCTTCTTACTGGATTTCTGATTTTCATTCAATGTAGAATCTTCCTTAGTTTTTAACACCCCATTTGGCACAGGAGTATTTTCATCCTTCTCATCACTCTCAAAAGACTCTGATTTGACCATGGTTTCATCATCGTTTGATAATTCGACGGACATATTTGTTTCTAAGGGATCCTCCTCAGttgcctcttcttcatctggctTAGAATAAGTGATTGGCTCTTCCTTAACAGTAACACTTGTTTCTTCTTCCTTGATATTCTCAACGATGCTAACCTCATCTGGAATTGAAACCTCCTGAACAATGGATGCATTTGTTTTCTCAGGGCTGTGAGAAGGCCTCTCAGTTACCTCAGTCTGTGGCTGAACAGAGCTTTCGGATACAGGGGTGTGAACTTTTCTGAGGCTACGTTTAACCTTCTCAAGCTCATGTTGTGGATTTTCTTGCACCGAATCTGCGGGATGGGTTACAACTTTCTTCAGATTTCTCCGTGGTTTTTCTACTTCAGAGGTGGACTGTGTTGACACGTTATCATAAAGGGAAGGAACCTTGCGAACACTGCGCTTAGGCCTGCCTGTTTCCCCATCAATGACCACTGAGTTTGCTTGCTTCTTTTGGACCTTGGAGTTAGTGACTTTCTTTGGGGGAGAAACTGGTTTCCATGGGCAGGATATTGACCATCTATCCAACCATTTCTGGACTGAATTTGGATCTGTCACATCATATTGGACTCGCAGAGGCATCACTGCAGGTGATGGAGCTAGAAGCTGTATGGGAAGGGGAAAAAAAAGTCAGAAAAAGTAAGAAAAAACAAATCCATTGACTATGGTGGCAGTAACAAGATAGATAAATTCAATTAAAGTTTCCACTTTCAACAACTGGTACAAAGATGCAAAGTTGCATTTTACAAGACGAAGATAGAACTCGTCACAATTGTGAAAGTTTATTTCATCAAGACGAAGATAGAATTCATTGAGTAGCATATACTTAAGACAACTAACTACCAAGTAAAACTTTTCAAAGAAGTTACTTGGTCGATAGTTCGATACACAGGAATTGTGTACAATAGAGCTTAAGTGGGCAGATATGGATGCTTTTAGTTGACCCCAAACGTCGGACAGGGACCCACTCATCCATTCAAGGAAACAAACTAGCAAGCTTTTTAGGCActtaagagcatctccaatggttgtagttAGGGACTAGCTTGCAATTTTTAGAAATTCCAAGCTACTAGCTTAACCATTGGAGTTCAAAtgataaattagcttggccaagcaaattagcttaaacaagctaatttgcttgaaaaaaattggccaatgaaataatattaaattaaatttaaaatattgaTTGGCAAATAAGATTACATTAATATCAAGCTATTAGCTAGCCATTGGGGTAACAACTAGCTAAAAAGGAAAGTAGCTTGATATATTACGTGGCATGACAAGCTAATTTAGCAATTAGCTTACCGTTGAAGATGCTCTAAGGTTGAATTCAGTTTCTTAGTGGCCAACTATACTGTACAGGATGAGAAGGAAACATACCCCCTATCCTTTTCTTCTTTTGTACATGATATTAGACTGAGTAGATCCATTACGGGAGGGAGAGGGTTGGACAAGAATTCAAGTTTTAAACAACGTAAGTTGCCCATTTGTCTTTTATGTCATCCAGTTCTTAAGGTATTGATATATTTTAATCAGACAGTTTCAAGAGAAATTTGGTACTTGTATGTCATTATAGTAAGAATATGTCAAAGCTTACTTTTCTTGTAAATGCATTCACGGACAAGCTTGTGGCGCCAGCAGACACGTCTCCATGAACCCCAATTTTTCCATCCTGAAACTTTGCAAAATAAGTAGGAGAGAAATAGAATGGTAAGCTATAATCACGATTAGCGGCAGAGTTCAGAAGAAAGATCAATCAACTTTCATGTGAGCTGCATACAAACAACAAAACTGGCCTAGCAAAAAGCCAAGTATGGTCATCAACTGGTGTGGTAAATATCAACCACAATTCACTTTGCTGACTATGAATCTCACATCCATAAAATATTTGGTTCAAAGTGATTGTCTAATAGAGAGTTCATAGTGATCAGAGGAGTTAACCAATAGAACTAGGCTTCACTGTTTCAGTGAAGCAGTACAGAAGCAACTAGGACGAACAGCAAAGTTAATTTTAACCTTTTAAGGCATATAAGCAGATCAAAATAAAAACAGGTACACATTTCAAGATGCAGTTACTAAGATAGTTCTAGATTCTATTGGCACTAAAAAAATGCATTTTAGCTTGAAATATTTGTTATTAGCTATAAATGCTACTGGGCTATCCCCTGACAATCCACTACAAGTCTGCAACAACACAggaataaaataaagaaaagatCACACACAAAATATTTCCAGATGCTGTCCTAGAGCCCCTAGCCCCTATATAGGTGACAAACTGACAATGAGTCAAACCAGGGTCTAAGTTACTTAAGCTCTGCTAAGTCAAAAGCTCAACCTAAGTTCAACTTAGAATAAAAACCTTGACGGCTCAAGCTGAAAGCTGGATTGAAAAGCTGACAGAAAGGAGTCGTTGCACGAGTATGTTTTAATAATCATCAATTTTCCAcaaataaattttgatttcataaatgttATCCTTTATTGTGTTCAAATTACAAATTGATGGACGTCTTCGCTGAAAATATTTAGAGATGAGATTTATGTGCAAAAAACTGACAACTCACTTCTGCAGAAACTTATGGAAACAATTAGCTTAGCAATTTAGAGCAATAAAGACACCAGAAAAAAAAGAGCACTAAAGCAATTCATACTTGAGGCCAAGCCACCAACTATATATTTCAAGATCGAGTCAAGCATAGCAATTACTAAGCTCAATATGAACGAATCAAGCTGAGACGAGCGTAGTCAAGCAATGAATCTTGGGCTCGGATTCACTTGTCATCACCCTTAGCTGAGCTACATATCTTTGGTGGTGCACCATATTTTATAACTGAAATTTCATTAGAATTTGACCTAAACCATGCATGCAAAACCAAGCAGTTTTCAAGAAAATGTAAGCAATTCATTGCAAAGGCAACACAAGGGAACTCGTATAAGGATTCCTTTTAAACAGCTCCAATTCAGTAATCCAGAAAAGATTCCTTATATGTACTTTAAGGGAATTACCAGAGGCTTCACTATACAGACTTTCTGGACTTCAAGACCCGCATCAGAACATCTAATTTTTGACCCACGAACTAGCGCTTGCAACTTGACAACACCTATTATGCAATACAAGGTTGAAACAGCTTGTCTCCTCACCAAATGCCCGCGAATAAGAGCCTGAAGCCTTATAATGCCCTTCAGGGCCTTGAATGCACGACGAGCCTTCACAGAATTTGCTCAAATTAGAAAAATGAAGAAATACCGACAAACACTGGATAATTAAAATCAGTTAATAGAGCCATGGCAATAGACAAAAAACATGTGGGTGCACACACACCATGGTGTAAAAACTCGCCCGAGTTAACTCGTATCGCCCGAGTTAACAAGGTTTTGGAGGCTGGCGATACGAGATATCCCGAGTTGTAAAGGTGTTTTTAAAAACGGCGAGATCTCGGCCGGTTCAACCGATCCGAACGAATTTTGTCCGCATTAAACGCTGTAAACCTCATATCTACTCGATTTTCGGCCGAATTCCCCATGTTTTCaacaaaaagaaagggaaaagggaaagaaatggagaaacttcattgaaatagagtagagaactccattttcaaatctaaaacaagagaggagagagatggt contains:
- the LOC110790505 gene encoding uncharacterized protein codes for the protein MEDPLKVQQSSVSSAKSKLRYPLRSASKLKDQTNKSPEIANNLPSASSSKRGRTASVSRSVSVLELSGKEKEKSAKPPRRLSIPSKSSVSPRQKTANNITPISGARSKRLAFGQERCETPLSDVSRSSTRRKFNILSSASYWLSQIKLSESAANHSISLGFFNLALEAGCEPMQRLREELKSYVQKHNLVELGETVRTLFESYKISETPEQLQESVTCSHVPEDATNLSGEDAQSNSSTAATKKLKPKPLNTDVQASSAKASSKKENVQRITPGTKTRASVNRELVKPKLVTESGGNNIKKKVQKPVKQESIKQDENPVSEEVTAKSLDVEEILEGNKENMDAPFMGEVSVTEEI